Proteins from a genomic interval of Lactococcus protaetiae:
- the gatA gene encoding Asp-tRNA(Asn)/Glu-tRNA(Gln) amidotransferase subunit GatA: MSYNNKTIKELHQLLVNKELSVVELTQSVLTDIEKREPVIDAFLSVNADRALSQAATIDARGVNPEVLTDGISIGVKDNIVTEGLETTAASKILGGWIPPYNATVADKLAENGLITIGKLNMDEFAMGGSGENSSVKPTKNAWNQTKVPGGSSSGSAASVASGEVRLSLGSDTGGSIRQPAAFNGIVGLKPTYGRVSRFGLIAFASSLDQIGPLTPTVEENAQLLNVISGFDKNDGTSSNVAVPDFTSKIGQDIKGMKIALPKEYFGEGIDEKVKEQILAAAKHLEKLGAIVEEVSLPHSKYGVAVYYIIASSEASSNLQRFDGIRYGYRAQDINNLEELYVKSRSEGFGPEVQRRIMLGTFSLSAGSYDKHFKKAGQVRTLIINDFAKVFENYDLILGPTAPTPAWDLGARVDDPIAMYLADLLTIPVNLAGLPGISIPAGFVDGLPVGMQLIGKRYDEATIYQVAGAFEATTDFHQHLPVIFDK; this comes from the coding sequence ATGTCATACAATAACAAAACAATCAAAGAATTACACCAACTTTTGGTCAATAAGGAATTGTCAGTTGTTGAGCTGACACAATCCGTATTGACAGACATCGAAAAACGTGAGCCTGTCATTGACGCATTTCTGTCAGTAAATGCGGATAGAGCTCTTTCACAAGCTGCGACGATTGATGCGCGTGGAGTAAATCCAGAAGTACTGACAGATGGTATTTCTATTGGTGTCAAAGATAATATCGTAACAGAAGGTCTTGAGACAACGGCTGCATCAAAGATTCTTGGTGGTTGGATTCCTCCCTATAATGCGACAGTGGCTGATAAATTAGCTGAAAATGGTTTAATCACTATTGGTAAACTCAACATGGACGAATTTGCCATGGGTGGCTCAGGTGAAAATTCATCGGTAAAACCAACAAAGAATGCTTGGAATCAAACAAAAGTACCTGGAGGTTCTTCATCAGGTTCAGCTGCGTCAGTAGCATCTGGAGAGGTTCGCTTATCTCTTGGTTCAGACACAGGTGGCTCAATTCGTCAGCCAGCCGCTTTCAACGGAATTGTTGGCTTGAAACCCACCTATGGTCGGGTCAGCCGTTTTGGACTCATTGCTTTCGCTTCATCTTTAGATCAAATCGGCCCTCTTACGCCAACAGTTGAAGAAAATGCTCAGTTGCTAAATGTTATCTCTGGTTTCGATAAAAATGATGGTACCTCATCAAATGTTGCAGTACCTGACTTTACAAGCAAGATTGGTCAAGACATCAAAGGAATGAAGATTGCTCTTCCTAAAGAATATTTTGGTGAGGGCATTGATGAAAAAGTCAAAGAACAAATTTTAGCAGCAGCTAAACATTTGGAAAAATTGGGCGCTATTGTTGAAGAAGTCAGCCTGCCACATAGTAAATACGGTGTCGCTGTGTACTACATCATCGCTTCATCTGAAGCCAGCTCAAACTTGCAACGTTTTGACGGGATTCGTTATGGCTATCGCGCGCAAGATATTAATAATCTTGAAGAGCTTTATGTCAAATCTCGCTCCGAAGGATTCGGTCCTGAGGTTCAACGCCGGATTATGCTGGGGACGTTCAGTCTTTCTGCGGGTTCTTACGATAAACATTTCAAGAAGGCAGGACAGGTTCGCACGCTGATTATCAATGATTTTGCTAAGGTTTTTGAGAATTATGATTTGATTTTAGGTCCTACTGCGCCAACACCTGCTTGGGATTTGGGAGCGCGTGTTGACGACCCTATTGCCATGTATCTGGCGGATTTGTTGACGATTCCTGTCAATTTAGCTGGTCTGCCTGGGATTTCGATTCCTGCTGGATTTGTGGACGGTTTGCCTGTCGGGATGCAGTTGATTGGTAAACGCTACGACGAGGCTACGATTTATCAAGTCGCTGGCGCGTTTGAAGCAACAACAGACTTTCACCAACACCTGCCTGTGATTTTTGATAAATAA
- a CDS encoding NUDIX hydrolase has protein sequence MEDFAKIIKRMNAIADSGLIYAKDIFDRERYTELKELASDLTENLTDLSKCELTEAFRPTAYYPTPMIDVRAFVRDEAGRILLICDKVRGDWAMPGGYGEIGLTAKEDVLKELLEEAGLTGKVNRLLAVFDTEKWQPQARQYYKFVFECSVISGEFTENSETTESRFFDFVDLSNLNLSEHRNTYAQFELLEKLAKENKQHID, from the coding sequence ATGGAAGATTTTGCAAAAATAATCAAGCGAATGAATGCCATTGCAGACAGCGGATTAATCTATGCCAAAGACATTTTTGACCGAGAACGTTATACGGAGCTGAAAGAACTAGCCTCTGATTTGACTGAAAATTTGACAGATTTGTCAAAATGTGAATTGACGGAAGCTTTTCGCCCAACTGCTTATTATCCGACTCCGATGATTGATGTGCGGGCGTTTGTACGGGATGAAGCAGGACGAATTTTGTTGATTTGTGACAAGGTAAGAGGTGACTGGGCGATGCCTGGGGGCTACGGTGAGATTGGTCTGACGGCAAAAGAAGATGTGCTCAAAGAATTGCTTGAAGAAGCTGGTCTGACAGGGAAAGTTAATCGGTTGCTTGCTGTATTTGACACAGAGAAATGGCAGCCTCAGGCAAGACAATATTATAAATTTGTCTTTGAGTGTTCAGTAATTTCAGGGGAGTTTACGGAAAATAGTGAAACTACAGAAAGTCGTTTTTTCGATTTTGTAGATTTGTCAAATTTGAACCTGTCCGAGCATCGTAATACGTATGCCCAGTTTGAACTACTTGAAAAATTAGCTAAAGAGAACAAGCAGCATATTGATTAG
- a CDS encoding GyrI-like domain-containing protein, translating to MKVKIEEKPAFTAVGFRGRFTSKDGANFRDIPKMWDNLSKHDYERLLTLSDVFPQTVLGICANEDSETETFDYWIAGATTAQTSDLEQLSIGAATYAVFAVEGAQPAAVQKAWQDIFAEWLPNSDYKIANGPQIEYNPDGDAFAEDYYCEIWLPVVKKMK from the coding sequence ATGAAAGTAAAAATCGAAGAAAAACCAGCTTTTACAGCGGTTGGATTTAGAGGACGATTTACGAGTAAAGACGGTGCAAATTTTCGTGATATTCCGAAAATGTGGGACAATCTGTCGAAGCATGATTATGAGCGACTTTTGACGCTTTCCGATGTTTTTCCACAGACAGTTTTGGGCATTTGTGCCAATGAGGACAGCGAAACGGAGACTTTTGATTACTGGATTGCGGGAGCAACGACTGCGCAAACTTCTGATTTGGAACAACTCTCGATAGGGGCGGCGACTTATGCGGTTTTTGCCGTTGAGGGTGCGCAACCTGCTGCTGTTCAAAAAGCTTGGCAGGATATTTTTGCGGAATGGTTGCCAAATAGTGACTATAAAATCGCAAATGGTCCGCAGATTGAGTATAATCCAGACGGCGATGCGTTTGCGGAAGATTATTATTGTGAGATTTGGTTGCCTGTTGTGAAAAAAATGAAGTAG
- the gatB gene encoding Asp-tRNA(Asn)/Glu-tRNA(Gln) amidotransferase subunit GatB, translating to MNFETVIGLEVHVELNTNSKIFSPASTKFGGDPNTNTNVIDWSLPGVLPVMNKGVIEAGIKAALALNMDIHKSMHFDRKNYFYPDNPKAYQISQFDEPIGYNGSIEIELEDGHKATIRIERAHLEEDAGKNTHGTDGYSYVDLNRQGVPLIEIVSEADMRTPEEAYAYLTALKEAILYTGISDVKMEEGSMRCDANVSLRPYGQEAFGVKTEVKNMNSFSNVKKALDFEVARQEKILRTGGEIRQETRRFNDKTGETILMRVKEGASDYRYFPEPDVPRFEISDEWIAAMRDELPLTAKARRTHYINDLGLSDYDARQLTATKEVSDFFDEAVKFDTDAKLVSNWLQGEVAQYLNSEKKELHEIALTPENLTEMIRLIADGTISSKIAKKVFIELAKNGGSAEEFVKKAGLVQISDPAILIPIIQEVFANNEKSVADYRAGKQNAAKALVGQLMKATKGQANPSVAQKLLYEELDNF from the coding sequence ATGAACTTTGAAACAGTAATCGGACTTGAAGTCCACGTTGAATTGAATACAAACTCAAAAATCTTTAGTCCAGCTTCGACAAAATTCGGTGGCGACCCTAATACCAATACAAATGTGATTGATTGGTCATTACCAGGGGTATTGCCTGTCATGAATAAAGGCGTGATTGAAGCTGGAATAAAGGCGGCACTCGCTTTAAATATGGATATTCATAAATCCATGCATTTTGATCGTAAGAACTACTTTTATCCAGATAACCCAAAAGCTTATCAAATTTCTCAGTTTGACGAGCCGATTGGCTATAATGGATCGATTGAGATTGAGCTAGAAGACGGACATAAAGCAACTATCCGCATTGAACGCGCTCACCTCGAAGAAGATGCAGGTAAAAACACGCACGGCACGGACGGCTATTCTTACGTTGACCTCAATCGTCAAGGTGTGCCTTTGATTGAGATTGTTTCTGAGGCGGATATGCGCACACCTGAGGAAGCTTATGCATATCTGACGGCACTTAAAGAAGCCATCCTTTACACTGGCATTTCTGATGTTAAGATGGAGGAAGGCTCGATGCGCTGTGATGCCAATGTCAGCTTGCGTCCTTATGGTCAAGAAGCTTTTGGTGTCAAGACCGAAGTCAAAAACATGAACTCGTTTTCTAATGTAAAAAAAGCATTGGACTTTGAAGTGGCAAGACAAGAAAAAATCTTGCGCACCGGTGGTGAAATTCGCCAAGAAACGCGTCGTTTTAACGACAAAACGGGTGAAACCATCCTTATGAGAGTTAAAGAAGGGGCATCTGATTATCGCTATTTCCCAGAGCCAGATGTACCGCGCTTTGAGATTTCTGACGAGTGGATTGCTGCTATGAGGGATGAGTTGCCTTTGACTGCAAAGGCACGCCGTACCCATTATATCAATGATTTGGGCTTGTCAGACTATGATGCGCGTCAGTTAACTGCAACAAAAGAAGTCTCTGATTTCTTTGATGAAGCGGTCAAATTTGACACCGATGCTAAGCTCGTATCCAACTGGCTTCAGGGTGAAGTGGCGCAATATCTCAATAGCGAGAAAAAAGAATTACATGAGATTGCTTTGACTCCAGAAAACCTGACCGAAATGATTCGGTTGATTGCTGACGGGACAATTTCATCAAAAATTGCCAAAAAAGTCTTTATTGAATTGGCGAAAAATGGTGGTTCAGCGGAAGAATTTGTTAAAAAAGCGGGACTTGTGCAGATTTCTGATCCAGCTATTTTGATTCCAATTATCCAAGAAGTTTTTGCGAATAATGAAAAATCTGTCGCTGATTACAGAGCCGGAAAACAAAATGCTGCTAAAGCACTTGTCGGACAGCTCATGAAAGCAACAAAAGGTCAAGCTAATCCAAGCGTGGCACAAAAATTACTTTACGAAGAGCTGGATAATTTTTGA
- a CDS encoding amidase family protein, with protein MAFFISSEWLDSHLMIKDATYWAEQIRTGEISAADLLSKTKDKIEQLNPLYNAVVADNIDLAKSDLSVTQSGFFAGVPFALKMLGQSHAGLPATASSCLFADSVASSDDNYVKALMKAGLTPFGQTNSPEFGFKNISDSRLYGDTRNVWNPAYYSGGSSGGAASAVASGMFPMAGASDGGGSIRIPASFSGLIGLKMTRGRMPQGPSGYRGWQGASISGSLAVSVRDVANFVAEMQTLQEAQPYPAQLLDKKLLTELSVPSRRLKIAISFNSPIEGIKISETSKNALKKSIDFLEKQGHEVTEINFPLDARALIQSYYRMNAAETIAMLEPWEKAVGRKITKDDVELLTYALLEAGRKAPVSSYINALDEWDLAAATFEEKIFNQFDLFITPTTAKTAPKIGETLMSAEILEKMTHIAQYDFEQQIKIIEEAFERSLAFTPYNFISNLTGQPALSLPVYVEETTNLPQGVQLWGPKNSELLLLQLALEFEKHGQFVLPEAYIN; from the coding sequence ATGGCATTTTTCATCTCTTCAGAATGGTTGGACTCACATCTTATGATTAAAGACGCAACCTATTGGGCGGAGCAGATTCGCACAGGAGAAATCTCAGCAGCAGATTTACTCTCTAAGACTAAAGATAAAATTGAACAACTCAATCCACTTTATAATGCCGTGGTTGCTGACAATATTGATTTAGCAAAGTCAGACTTGTCAGTCACTCAATCGGGTTTCTTTGCAGGTGTACCTTTCGCACTTAAAATGCTTGGACAAAGTCATGCTGGACTGCCAGCTACGGCAAGTTCTTGTCTATTTGCAGATTCAGTAGCTAGTAGCGATGATAACTACGTGAAAGCTCTGATGAAAGCAGGACTAACACCTTTTGGTCAGACAAATTCACCAGAGTTTGGCTTTAAAAATATTTCGGACTCTAGACTTTATGGTGATACGCGTAATGTATGGAATCCGGCTTATTATTCGGGAGGTTCATCTGGTGGTGCAGCATCCGCAGTAGCTTCTGGAATGTTTCCGATGGCTGGAGCTTCTGATGGTGGCGGTTCAATTCGAATCCCAGCTTCTTTTTCTGGTTTGATTGGACTGAAAATGACACGAGGACGTATGCCGCAAGGCCCATCGGGCTATCGAGGTTGGCAAGGAGCTTCTATTTCGGGGAGTCTGGCAGTTTCTGTACGTGATGTGGCAAACTTTGTTGCAGAAATGCAAACTTTACAAGAAGCGCAGCCTTATCCAGCACAATTGCTTGATAAAAAGTTACTAACAGAACTATCAGTACCATCACGAAGATTAAAAATCGCTATTTCCTTTAATAGCCCTATTGAGGGGATAAAAATTTCAGAAACTTCAAAGAATGCCTTAAAAAAATCGATTGACTTTTTAGAAAAACAAGGGCATGAAGTGACAGAAATTAATTTTCCGCTTGATGCGCGCGCTCTTATACAGTCGTATTACCGTATGAATGCAGCTGAAACGATTGCTATGCTTGAACCGTGGGAAAAAGCAGTTGGTCGAAAAATCACAAAAGATGATGTTGAACTACTTACCTATGCACTCTTAGAAGCTGGTCGAAAAGCACCTGTATCCAGTTATATCAATGCTTTGGATGAATGGGATTTGGCGGCAGCAACTTTTGAAGAAAAGATTTTTAATCAATTTGATCTTTTTATTACACCAACAACAGCCAAAACAGCTCCCAAAATTGGTGAAACGTTGATGTCGGCAGAAATCTTAGAAAAAATGACACACATTGCGCAATATGATTTTGAACAACAGATAAAAATCATTGAAGAAGCATTTGAGAGGTCGCTAGCCTTTACACCTTACAATTTTATCAGTAATCTGACAGGTCAACCCGCACTTTCTCTGCCGGTCTATGTAGAAGAAACCACGAATTTACCACAGGGCGTGCAACTTTGGGGACCTAAAAATTCAGAGCTTTTACTTTTACAATTAGCGCTAGAATTTGAAAAACATGGACAATTCGTACTTCCAGAAGCTTATATCAACTGA
- a CDS encoding BspA family leucine-rich repeat surface protein, whose protein sequence is MTNHKKKLRRLGISLAIPSLLFGSFTSATFTLADTLEEIPKTTNQHPTDNIESAELPSTTESESDKSLENNESKTNPTPPENAKDAEDTEYIESTENLEKITQANLIQITDQSFIPYSSTPITHVDIKWGGLEYSFETTTGALEITGGTINTSLPLYDLEGKFQKTLDDDEVYIQSITFTGPVVVGTDFFGYFQSLEYVRTIEGFGHINTNKAQNFGQLFANTPNLEELDLSNLDTSYATDMQDMFQYSGVQTIIFGGNFFTQDVDSMNNMFLGTSNLKELENWDEFNTESLENAGTMFFGSAIEYLDLSDFDLSALDPNLGGTGKAGMLGDLRSLHTLVLGENSNLDGTLFGIGFEHDLPYTQFNLYEGKAWLNADGTVYDTAKLINASKETGAVAGIWELQDYWNGITYTFDKTSGKLDITGGNLLKGGTTGYYFKKLEEDFINKDRDPESEPYTINKIEFKREILASKDSSKLFSDLSNLDEIINLNNLNTENVINMDMMFLGLSLLTQLDLSNFNTEKVTNMQQMFYGLSSLTSLDVSSFNTSNVENMEQMFLGLSLLTQLDLSNFNTEKVIQMSYMFSGNILLASLDISSFDTTKVTHKEGMLIETTSLHTLTLGDSTNISDTSLPGLLPNYLDRWVLQPEATPLTRSEQVKTSAELMTASATGAAGTWKRNARFEQHTSNFAVHEKITDADLKNAITSNLYVHDLSTEKNLDLDFSDLITKMRNVLGETDDTLETGIRNFNFTASSEDDNEYTFTFTLFVYDGDTSFTDGNDLYVSLEHFEHPHSERADLDPEALLEKGNFEVTRISDKSPASTDFLNFIDDDVTFIQSDSSVDPNTTHDIHFNITDRATVLSRVGDNQNSRIQVTLTAEDTGNAGEGNDNDNNNNANGNGDNNGNGNGNQNANGDENGNGEDNGNDDENGETNGNDENGDSLTTGAENISAPTGKSLPSTGESIGFIFSLGLTLATLAGFLAWLRHRK, encoded by the coding sequence ATGACCAACCACAAGAAAAAATTACGCCGACTTGGGATTAGTCTAGCTATCCCCTCATTACTCTTTGGTAGCTTTACCTCTGCGACTTTCACACTCGCAGACACCCTCGAAGAAATCCCAAAAACAACCAATCAACACCCTACAGACAACATCGAAAGCGCTGAACTTCCTTCCACCACCGAATCCGAATCAGACAAATCATTAGAAAATAATGAGAGCAAGACAAACCCAACTCCCCCTGAAAATGCAAAAGATGCAGAAGATACAGAATACATCGAAAGCACTGAAAATCTAGAAAAAATCACCCAAGCCAACCTCATACAAATCACAGACCAAAGCTTTATCCCTTACTCCTCAACACCAATCACTCACGTAGATATCAAGTGGGGAGGTTTAGAGTACAGTTTTGAAACCACCACTGGCGCTCTTGAAATCACAGGCGGGACAATTAATACTAGTTTGCCTCTATATGATTTAGAAGGAAAATTTCAAAAAACACTAGATGATGATGAAGTATATATTCAGTCTATTACTTTTACAGGACCAGTCGTTGTAGGTACAGATTTTTTTGGCTACTTTCAAAGCTTAGAATATGTGAGAACAATCGAAGGTTTTGGGCATATTAATACTAATAAAGCGCAGAATTTTGGTCAACTATTTGCAAATACACCAAATCTCGAAGAGCTGGACTTGTCAAATTTAGACACTTCTTACGCTACAGATATGCAAGATATGTTTCAGTACTCAGGTGTTCAGACAATCATCTTTGGCGGCAATTTCTTTACACAAGATGTAGACTCCATGAACAATATGTTTTTAGGAACTTCTAATCTCAAGGAACTTGAAAATTGGGACGAGTTCAACACCGAGAGTTTAGAGAACGCTGGTACTATGTTTTTCGGTTCAGCCATAGAGTATTTAGACCTCAGTGATTTTGACCTATCTGCTCTAGATCCGAATCTGGGTGGAACTGGTAAAGCAGGTATGTTGGGAGATTTAAGAAGTCTCCACACTCTAGTTCTTGGTGAAAACTCTAATCTTGATGGAACATTGTTCGGTATAGGGTTTGAGCATGATCTCCCTTATACTCAGTTTAATCTATACGAAGGCAAGGCTTGGCTAAATGCCGACGGTACCGTCTACGACACCGCTAAGCTCATCAATGCCTCAAAAGAAACTGGTGCCGTTGCTGGCATCTGGGAACTCCAAGACTACTGGAATGGCATTACCTACACTTTCGACAAAACCAGCGGAAAGCTTGACATCACTGGAGGAAACCTTCTCAAAGGTGGCACGACAGGATATTATTTCAAGAAGCTCGAAGAGGACTTCATCAACAAAGACAGAGACCCAGAAAGTGAACCCTACACCATTAACAAAATTGAATTCAAACGTGAAATCCTCGCAAGTAAGGACTCATCAAAACTTTTCAGTGATTTATCAAACCTAGACGAAATCATCAACCTCAACAATCTAAATACAGAAAATGTAATAAATATGGATATGATGTTCTTAGGTCTAAGTTTGCTTACCCAACTTGATTTATCTAACTTTAATACGGAAAAAGTAACAAATATGCAACAGATGTTCTATGGTCTATCTAGTTTAACGAGTTTAGATGTGAGTAGTTTTAACACTTCTAACGTAGAAAATATGGAACAGATGTTCTTAGGTCTAAGTTTGCTTACCCAACTTGATTTATCTAACTTTAATACTGAGAAAGTAATTCAGATGAGCTATATGTTTAGTGGCAATATCCTCTTAGCGAGTCTCGATATATCAAGTTTTGATACAACAAAGGTCACCCATAAAGAAGGTATGCTTATTGAAACCACTTCTCTCCATACCCTCACACTAGGCGATTCTACCAATATCTCGGACACTTCACTCCCTGGCCTTCTCCCAAACTACCTCGACCGCTGGGTACTTCAACCAGAAGCAACTCCCCTCACACGAAGCGAACAAGTGAAAACTTCCGCCGAACTCATGACAGCCTCTGCCACTGGTGCCGCAGGGACATGGAAGCGGAATGCGCGCTTTGAGCAACACACAAGCAACTTCGCCGTCCACGAGAAAATCACAGATGCAGACCTAAAAAACGCAATCACTTCCAACCTCTATGTCCATGATTTGTCCACCGAGAAAAATCTAGACCTAGACTTTAGTGACTTAATCACTAAAATGCGCAATGTTCTTGGCGAAACAGACGACACACTCGAAACAGGAATTCGTAACTTCAACTTCACAGCAAGTTCAGAGGATGACAACGAATACACTTTCACTTTCACACTTTTCGTCTATGATGGCGATACCAGCTTCACGGATGGCAACGATTTATACGTTAGTCTAGAACATTTCGAACATCCACACAGCGAGCGTGCCGACCTCGACCCAGAAGCATTACTTGAAAAAGGAAACTTTGAAGTCACAAGAATTTCAGATAAAAGTCCCGCCTCCACTGATTTCTTGAATTTCATAGACGATGATGTTACCTTTATTCAATCCGACTCCAGCGTAGACCCTAACACCACTCATGATATCCATTTCAACATCACAGACCGAGCCACCGTCCTCAGTCGAGTGGGCGATAACCAAAACTCTCGTATTCAAGTGACTCTCACCGCAGAAGATACTGGAAATGCTGGTGAAGGTAACGACAACGACAATAATAACAACGCTAACGGAAATGGTGACAATAATGGGAACGGTAATGGAAACCAAAATGCCAATGGAGATGAAAACGGAAACGGAGAGGACAATGGAAATGATGACGAAAATGGCGAAACCAACGGAAATGATGAGAACGGAGACTCGTTGACCACTGGTGCAGAAAACATCTCTGCACCTACAGGAAAATCTCTCCCCTCCACAGGAGAAAGTATCGGATTCATCTTCTCTCTTGGCCTCACTCTAGCTACCCTCGCTGGATTTCTTGCTTGGCTCAGACACAGAAAATGA